The following proteins are encoded in a genomic region of Nicotiana sylvestris chromosome 4, ASM39365v2, whole genome shotgun sequence:
- the LOC138889967 gene encoding uncharacterized protein, which translates to MNAIIWNIRSVTTQQAFERLTKMHRQNHYEFVGLMEPKQQVKKLKRYRNKIGLAHAISNVSNKIWDFIDEVFEVTVMYNMVQQLTLRLFHTESHVEFVLTLVYAKCDAIERIELWDSLYAMARDMDAPWLVGGDFNVIWDEEEKFGGLPVSLNEIDDFRHCVNTCNLFDLGFKGSIFTWWNGRAEEDCIFKRLDRCLANVEFQQTFPGIEVQHLSKTGSDHSPMYLKCDIETPPLKKPFKFLNFWVEHATFKDVVKENWTAHFSANPYILFNHKLKKLKKALSLWSKATFGDIFQKIASMEEVVMVHEAEFEANPTGMNRERLQKVQAKLIKCLALEEKYWQQKAGMTWFKEGDRNTKFFHAQVRGRRKRLQLNRIQNSGGTWIEDEQEIAEEAIKFYEE; encoded by the coding sequence ATGAATGCTATCATTTGGAATATAAGGTCAGTCACCACACAGCAGGCCTTTGAAAGGTTGACAAAAATGCACAGGCAAAATCACTATGAATTTGTAGGATTAATGGAGCCAAAGCAACAAGTAAAAAAACTGAAAAGGTACAGAAATAAGATAGGACTTGCACATGCAATTTCAAATGTTTCCAACAAGATCTGGGATTTCATAGATGAGGTATTTGAGGTAACTGTTATGTACAATATGGTGCAACAATTAACACTACGCTTGTTTCATACTGAATCGCATGTGGAGTTTGTCTTAACATTGGTATATGCTAAATGTGATGCAATTGAGAGGATAGAATTATGGGATTCATTATATGCAATGGCAAGGGATATGGATGCACCATGGCTTGTAGGAGGTGATTTCAATGTAATATGGGACGAAGAAGAGAAGTTTGGTGGGCTACCTGTGTCATtgaatgaaattgatgattttcgaCACTGCGTCAACACTTGCAATCTCTTCGACCTTGGATTTAAAGGCagcatatttacatggtggaatgggagAGCAGAGGAAGACTGTATATTCAAAAGGCTAGACAGATGCTTGGCCAATGTTGAGTTCCAACAAACATTTCCAGGAATAGAGGTGCAACATTTGTCAAAGACTGGTTCAGATCATAGTCCAATGTATCTGAAGTGTGATATTGAAACTCCACCATTAAAAAAACCTTTTAAGTTCTTGAATTTTTGGGTGGAACATGCGACTTTTAAAGATGTGGTGAAAGAGAATTGGACAGCTCATTTCAGTGCAAATCCTTATATTCTTTTTAatcacaagttaaaaaaattaaagaaggctctttcaTTGTGGAGTAAGGCTACATTTGGAGATATTTTCCAAAAGATAGCAAGCATGGAGGAGGTAGTGATGGTTCATGAAGCAGAATTTGAAGCAAATCCTACAGGGATGAACAGGGAAAGGCTACAAAAGGTTCAGGCAAAATTGATCAAATGTCTTGCACTAGAGGAGAAATATTGGCAACAAAAGGCAGGCATGACTTGGTTCAAGGAAGGGGATAGGAACACTAAGTTCTTCCACGCACAAGTGAGAGGTAGGAGGAAGAGACTTCAGCTTAACAGAATTCAAAATAGTGGAGGAACCTGGATTGAAGATGAACAAGAAATTGCAGAAGAGGCTATCAAATTCTACGAGGAATAG
- the LOC138889968 gene encoding uncharacterized protein, protein MIWVKGLPFKIAFFMWKVWKAKLPLDDFLKRVGCCMSSKCWCCVQPDEESLQHLFFRSETAKTTWKYFLSRVVIAVEGLTLHQAITKCWTANVCLRLKLVMQALPSCVVWELWKRRNSMKYGDVVTTSRVIYQVSSNLQALVKVRKPGMDMVPHKWQDLLAMMENFTPKLKVTKFMWEFPSAGWLKVNTDGASRGNPGRSSIGFCIRNENGDIVKSVGKEIEETTNTIAEAKAMIMDGIWKPPWIISEQAEEMMQLMNGENYTVTHIHREGNKLADHLANYALDHGEIECQQFWHQDA, encoded by the exons ATGATTTGGGTAAAGGGActgccttttaaaatagcatttttCATGTGGAAAGTGTGGAAAGCAAAGCTACCTTTAGATGATTTCTTGAAAAGGGTAGGCTGCTGCATGTCATCAAAATGTTGGTGTTGTGTACAACCTGACGAGGAATCTCTTCAGCACTTGTTTTTTAGATCAGAAACTGCAAAGACAACTTGGAAGTATTTTCTATCGAGAGTAGTAATAGCTGTAGAGGGACTTACATTGCACCAAGCAATCACAAAATGTTGGACTGCAAATGTGTGCTTAAGGCTAAAACTAGTAATGCAAGCACTCCCCTCATGCGTAGTCTGGGAACtttggaaaagaagaaatagtatGAAGTATGGTGATGTTGTGACAACTAGCAGGGTGATTTATCAAGTTTCATCAAATCTCCAGGCATTGGTGAAAGTGAGAAAGCCTGGAATGGACATGGTACCTCACAAATGGCAAGATCTATTAGCTATGATGGAAAATTTCACTCCTAAACTTAAGGTTACAAAATTCATGTGGGAATTTCCAAGTGCAGGATGGCTAAAAGTTAATACGGATGGTGCATCGAGGGGAAATCCAGGCAGGAGCTCAATAGGTTTTTGTATAAGAAATGAAAATGGTGACATAGTCAAGTCAGTAGGGAAAGAGATTGAGGAGACAACAAACACAATAGCTGAAGCGAAGGCCATG ataatggatgggatctggaaaccaccatggatcataTCTGAGCAGGCAGAGGAAATGATGCAACTAATGAATGGGGAAAATTACACAGTTACTCATATTCATAGGGAGGGCAACAAgctggcagatcacttggctaatTATGCTTTAGATCATGGAGAAATAGAATGCCAACAATTTTGGCATCAAGATGCATAG